A window of Rhizobium sp. BT04 contains these coding sequences:
- the tauA gene encoding taurine ABC transporter substrate-binding protein: MNFKKLVAAIAIGVGTLATAVIAQAADKKVVVGYQTDALPSSVAIANGEFAKETGYEIDFRRFNSGAEIFAAIASGDVQVGYVGSSPFAAAVSRGLEVKAFYLASISGIDEALVVRNGSGIESLNDLKGKKLAAAPVSTDHYQLLALIKSLGLTEKDVQVFAIPQPEIVASYNRGDIDGGFVWDPALTELKKNGKVLVTSKDVADKGAPTFSAWVATSKFAADNPAFLKGFASVINKYYASFASDKAAWGPDSDNAKSLAKLLGGTADQQASALKNLTLLTPEVQASEAWLGGGEKAGAGKILKDTASFLKEQGKVSDVLANYGAFVTADALTGVSN, encoded by the coding sequence ATGAATTTCAAAAAATTGGTTGCCGCGATCGCCATCGGCGTCGGCACTCTTGCAACGGCTGTGATCGCCCAGGCGGCGGATAAGAAGGTCGTCGTCGGCTATCAAACCGACGCCTTGCCGTCTTCCGTGGCGATCGCCAATGGCGAATTCGCCAAGGAAACCGGATACGAGATCGACTTCCGCAGGTTCAACTCGGGCGCCGAAATCTTTGCGGCGATTGCCTCCGGTGACGTCCAGGTCGGCTATGTCGGCTCCAGCCCGTTTGCGGCTGCGGTCTCGCGCGGGCTCGAGGTCAAGGCCTTCTACCTCGCCTCCATCTCCGGCATCGACGAGGCTCTCGTCGTCCGCAACGGCTCCGGCATCGAAAGCCTGAACGATCTGAAGGGCAAGAAGCTTGCTGCCGCGCCTGTTTCCACCGACCACTATCAGCTGCTGGCGCTGATCAAATCGCTGGGCCTGACCGAAAAGGACGTTCAGGTCTTCGCCATTCCTCAGCCCGAAATCGTCGCCAGCTATAACCGCGGCGATATCGATGGCGGCTTCGTCTGGGATCCGGCGCTCACCGAACTGAAGAAGAACGGGAAGGTTCTTGTCACCTCCAAGGACGTGGCGGACAAGGGTGCACCGACATTCTCGGCCTGGGTCGCGACCTCGAAATTTGCCGCCGACAACCCGGCCTTCCTGAAGGGCTTTGCTTCGGTCATCAACAAATACTACGCATCCTTCGCCTCAGACAAAGCTGCCTGGGGCCCCGACAGCGACAACGCCAAGTCGCTCGCCAAGCTTCTCGGCGGAACAGCCGACCAGCAGGCATCGGCCCTGAAGAACCTCACGCTGCTGACGCCTGAGGTCCAGGCATCGGAGGCCTGGCTCGGCGGCGGCGAAAAGGCGGGTGCCGGCAAGATCCTCAAGGACACCGCTTCGTTCCTGAAGGAACAGGGCAAGGTTTCCGACGTGCTGGCGAATTACGGCGCCTTCGTTACCGCCGACGCGCTCACCGGCGTCAGCAACTGA
- a CDS encoding taurine ABC transporter ATP-binding protein — protein MLKVDHASVFFSARDGRTVHALDRVSFDIPERGFVVALGASGCGKSTLLNAIAGFLPLSEGRITLDGRAVERPGADRGVVFQKDSLLPWKSVADNVGLGLKFAGVKRKEREAQTLELLRLVGLDEFAGAFPYELSGGMRQRVGIARALATNPDILLMDEPFGALDSLTREQMQELLVSIWDKTAKKVFFITHSIEEALFLGTQVLVMSPRPGRVVARFDLDFVRRFAETGDARSIKASPQFAELREEIRAILHSTEDLRSAA, from the coding sequence ATGCTTAAAGTCGATCACGCCAGCGTTTTCTTCTCCGCCCGCGACGGGCGGACCGTTCACGCGCTCGATCGCGTGTCCTTCGATATTCCCGAACGGGGTTTCGTCGTCGCGCTCGGAGCGTCGGGATGCGGCAAGTCAACCCTTCTCAATGCGATTGCCGGTTTCCTTCCGCTTTCGGAAGGCCGGATCACCCTCGACGGCCGCGCTGTCGAACGGCCGGGTGCCGATCGTGGCGTCGTCTTTCAGAAGGACTCGCTGTTGCCGTGGAAATCCGTGGCCGACAATGTCGGGCTCGGTTTGAAATTCGCCGGCGTCAAGCGCAAGGAGCGTGAAGCGCAGACCCTGGAACTGCTCCGGCTCGTCGGACTTGATGAATTCGCCGGTGCGTTTCCCTATGAACTGTCGGGCGGCATGCGGCAGCGTGTCGGCATCGCCCGGGCTCTGGCGACAAATCCCGACATCCTGCTGATGGATGAGCCATTCGGCGCGCTCGACAGCCTGACGCGCGAACAGATGCAGGAATTGCTGGTTTCCATCTGGGATAAAACGGCAAAGAAGGTTTTCTTCATCACCCACTCGATCGAAGAGGCTCTGTTCCTGGGTACGCAGGTCCTGGTCATGTCGCCGCGGCCGGGACGCGTCGTGGCGCGCTTCGATCTGGATTTCGTCCGCCGCTTCGCCGAAACCGGCGACGCCCGGTCGATCAAGGCGTCGCCGCAATTTGCCGAGCTGCGCGAGGAGATCCGCGCCATTCTGCACAGCACCGAAGATTTGAGGAGCGCCGCATGA
- a CDS encoding ABC transporter permease subunit, translating to MSDIVQAPPIAAGREDRQVKLVKMASFGAGEKSTVAISIATALAILLLWWVVSAIGVVPHLFLPRPDEVLTQIGAIYRDGYAGASLSEHVFASLFRIVVAALIAVSAGIPLGLLMGLNRWAKGVLDAPIEFYWPLPPLSYLPLMIIWLGIGETSKITLLVLAMFAPICLSAQAGVRSLPIERVNAARSLGASRLQLFLDIVLPSALPEILTGIRIALGVGWGTLVAAELIASTRGIGFMIMSASQFLATDVVFVGIGIIAICAFTFSAAIRFLEAFLVPWKGKL from the coding sequence ATGAGCGATATCGTCCAGGCCCCGCCGATTGCGGCCGGTAGAGAGGACCGCCAGGTCAAGCTGGTGAAAATGGCAAGCTTCGGAGCCGGCGAGAAATCGACGGTGGCCATCAGTATTGCCACGGCGCTTGCCATATTGCTGCTGTGGTGGGTCGTATCCGCGATTGGTGTCGTTCCACACCTCTTCCTGCCGCGCCCGGACGAGGTGCTGACACAGATCGGCGCCATCTATCGCGACGGTTACGCCGGCGCGTCGCTCTCCGAGCATGTTTTTGCGAGCCTGTTTCGCATCGTCGTCGCAGCCCTCATCGCCGTCTCCGCCGGCATTCCGCTCGGCTTGCTCATGGGTCTCAACCGCTGGGCGAAAGGCGTGCTCGACGCGCCGATCGAATTCTACTGGCCGCTTCCGCCGCTCTCCTACCTGCCGTTGATGATCATCTGGCTCGGCATCGGCGAAACGTCGAAGATTACACTGCTGGTGCTGGCGATGTTCGCGCCGATCTGCCTGTCGGCCCAGGCCGGCGTTCGTTCGCTGCCGATCGAGCGCGTCAATGCCGCCCGTTCGCTGGGCGCGAGCCGGCTGCAGCTCTTCCTGGACATCGTCCTGCCCTCCGCCCTGCCCGAGATCCTCACCGGCATCCGCATCGCGCTCGGCGTCGGCTGGGGCACGCTGGTCGCGGCCGAACTGATCGCCTCCACGCGCGGAATCGGTTTCATGATCATGTCTGCGTCGCAGTTCCTGGCGACCGACGTCGTCTTCGTCGGCATCGGCATCATCGCGATCTGCGCCTTCACCTTCTCAGCCGCTATTCGTTTCCTCGAGGCATTCCTCGTCCCCTGGAAAGGCAAGCTCTGA
- a CDS encoding gamma-glutamylcyclotransferase, giving the protein MALTDELVSLSLRPEVDVGPEPHRKPLTDVELEMLAERLLHESAGAPLWVFAYGSLIWKPDFDAVESQNGATRGWHRSFCLEMTRWRGTRAQPGLMMALDRGGRCNGIVFKLADDDRLGQLRRLIRREVGTMDDAATVRWIPVATAHGLVRALVFWAGPKGERVSRKLPLETVARVLARACGHMGSCAEYLYLTVKHLEERGIRDRNLWRLQQLVAAELVAIHGLNGATGNH; this is encoded by the coding sequence ATGGCGCTGACGGACGAGCTTGTATCGCTGAGCCTTCGCCCCGAGGTCGATGTCGGTCCGGAGCCGCACCGAAAGCCGTTGACCGACGTGGAGTTGGAGATGCTTGCCGAGCGGCTGCTTCACGAGTCGGCGGGCGCGCCGCTTTGGGTCTTCGCCTACGGATCATTGATATGGAAGCCGGACTTCGATGCCGTCGAATCGCAGAATGGCGCGACCCGAGGGTGGCACCGCTCCTTCTGCCTGGAGATGACCCGCTGGCGGGGAACGCGGGCTCAGCCGGGCCTGATGATGGCGCTTGACCGGGGTGGCCGTTGCAACGGTATCGTCTTCAAGCTCGCCGACGACGATCGTCTTGGCCAGCTCCGGCGATTGATCCGCCGTGAGGTGGGCACGATGGACGACGCCGCGACGGTTCGCTGGATCCCGGTCGCGACCGCGCATGGGTTGGTGCGCGCGCTGGTCTTTTGGGCCGGCCCCAAAGGCGAGCGTGTTTCCCGCAAGTTGCCGCTGGAGACGGTGGCGCGGGTGCTTGCGCGCGCCTGCGGACACATGGGCTCCTGCGCCGAATATCTGTATCTAACCGTGAAACATCTGGAGGAGCGCGGCATTCGGGACCGCAATTTATGGCGGCTTCAGCAGCTGGTCGCAGCTGAACTCGTTGCCATACATGGATTGAACGGGGCGACAGGCAACCATTGA
- a CDS encoding alpha/beta hydrolase: MSEVLILPGLFGSGEGHWQQHWLEDQPGSRCVAQNDWDRPNLDAWLLRLEGALDEAGEAYLVAHSLGCLLAARLAGRSAARRVKGALLVAPCDLQATEMLHPGHITFGGMPTAPLPFPSIVVGSMNDAYMTVDRLTLFGRLWNAETRNIGLAGHINVASGFGRWRSGYRLLEALKTQARGRRHIAAMPPAFAM; encoded by the coding sequence ATGAGCGAAGTCCTCATCCTTCCCGGCCTTTTCGGGTCGGGAGAAGGGCACTGGCAACAGCACTGGCTGGAGGATCAGCCGGGCAGTCGTTGCGTCGCTCAAAATGACTGGGATCGTCCGAACCTCGACGCCTGGCTGCTGCGGCTGGAAGGCGCGCTTGACGAGGCGGGCGAGGCTTATCTGGTTGCCCATAGTCTCGGATGCCTGCTTGCCGCCCGGCTGGCGGGGCGAAGTGCGGCACGCCGCGTCAAAGGGGCGCTGCTCGTCGCTCCCTGCGATCTGCAGGCCACCGAAATGCTGCATCCGGGACATATCACGTTCGGCGGCATGCCGACCGCGCCTCTGCCTTTTCCCAGCATCGTCGTCGGCAGCATGAACGATGCCTACATGACGGTCGACCGGCTGACGCTTTTCGGCCGCCTGTGGAACGCTGAGACCAGGAATATCGGTCTTGCCGGCCACATCAATGTCGCCAGCGGCTTTGGTCGCTGGCGCAGCGGCTACCGGCTGCTGGAGGCTTTGAAGACGCAGGCGCGGGGGCGGAGGCATATCGCTGCCATGCCGCCGGCTTTTGCGATGTGA
- the msuE gene encoding FMN reductase: protein MSGFKLVGIAGSFNRPSKTLALVRHVAERASIRYGFTSKTYDLHDVGPSLGSALWRKDLDEQARQVVDEIVRADALIIGSPTYKGSYPGHFKHLIDLIDPHELRGKPIIITATGGGDRHALMVEHQLRPLFGFFMAHTLPTAVYASDRDFTDYAVSSDPILSRVSEVVGELAAFFPGANPALAAAE, encoded by the coding sequence ATGTCAGGTTTCAAACTCGTCGGCATCGCCGGCAGCTTCAACCGTCCATCGAAGACGCTGGCACTCGTGCGGCACGTCGCCGAACGCGCGAGCATTCGCTATGGATTTACGAGCAAGACCTATGATCTCCATGATGTCGGTCCGTCGCTGGGCAGCGCCTTGTGGCGCAAGGATCTCGACGAGCAGGCCAGACAGGTCGTCGACGAGATCGTGCGGGCCGACGCGCTGATCATCGGCTCGCCAACCTACAAGGGTTCTTATCCGGGCCATTTCAAGCACCTCATCGATTTGATCGATCCGCACGAACTTCGGGGCAAGCCGATCATCATTACGGCAACAGGCGGCGGCGACCGGCATGCGTTGATGGTCGAGCATCAGCTTCGGCCGCTGTTCGGCTTTTTCATGGCCCACACCCTGCCGACGGCCGTTTATGCGTCCGATCGCGATTTCACCGATTATGCGGTCTCATCCGATCCAATTCTAAGCCGCGTGAGCGAGGTGGTCGGCGAATTGGCAGCCTTCTTTCCGGGCGCAAACCCGGCATTGGCGGCGGCGGAATAA
- a CDS encoding helix-turn-helix domain-containing protein yields the protein MASDQSLLSDGEAIDAAEEITVQTGQNLRRIRTRRGYSLDRLAKIAGVSRAMLGQIETGKSSPTLSILSKIALALGIPCAALIAERGETTIVAVPRARSKILASSEGRFRTRALFPFEGERKVEFYELRIAPHHTESADAHQHGTVENLVVAQGTVEIIAGKQAPHILGEGDAIIFDADVPHIYRNMTGTEAILYLVTTYLEDVRV from the coding sequence ATGGCGTCTGATCAATCGCTTCTCTCCGACGGCGAAGCCATAGACGCCGCCGAGGAGATCACCGTTCAGACAGGACAGAATTTGCGGCGCATTCGCACCCGCCGCGGCTATTCCCTGGATAGGCTGGCAAAGATCGCCGGCGTCAGCCGTGCCATGCTCGGGCAAATCGAGACGGGCAAAAGCAGCCCGACGTTAAGCATTCTCTCGAAGATCGCACTTGCTCTCGGTATTCCCTGCGCCGCTCTGATCGCCGAACGCGGCGAAACCACGATCGTTGCCGTACCGCGGGCAAGATCGAAGATCCTCGCTTCTTCCGAAGGGCGCTTCCGCACACGGGCTCTTTTCCCCTTCGAAGGCGAAAGAAAGGTGGAATTCTACGAGCTCAGGATCGCTCCGCACCATACCGAAAGTGCCGATGCCCATCAGCATGGAACGGTCGAAAATCTGGTCGTTGCCCAAGGAACCGTCGAAATCATCGCCGGCAAGCAGGCGCCGCATATCCTGGGTGAAGGCGACGCCATCATCTTCGATGCCGACGTGCCCCATATCTATCGCAATATGACGGGAACGGAAGCGATCCTCTACCTGGTGACGACCTATCTCGAAGACGTTCGCGTCTAA
- a CDS encoding fatty acid desaturase — translation MLDRTSQAAGTIVPTRLMEWPTVVLTLVIHGGFLALTWWWQSLPSIVAIIAGGWLIAWHGSLQHEVIHGHPTGSRRINDAIGSIPLSLWLPYPIYKESHLEHHRDEYLTDPIEDPESSYFTRAAWEQLGAAGRLLARWNTTLFGRLTIGPAVMILSFLGQEWRLIGTNEPGRRRIWAVHGIGVAAVLFWATVVCGLPLWRYLAFVYTGAAMTRLRSYAEHRYADSHEERTAIVENSQLFGLLFLYNNLHVLHHRRPGISWYRLPAVYRHNRETLVRSNGGLVYDGYWDIARRFFLKPHDDPTHPHHS, via the coding sequence ATGCTCGACAGGACTTCGCAGGCCGCCGGAACCATTGTTCCCACGCGTTTAATGGAATGGCCGACGGTCGTTCTCACACTCGTCATCCATGGCGGATTTCTTGCGCTCACCTGGTGGTGGCAATCATTGCCGTCGATCGTGGCCATCATCGCCGGAGGCTGGCTGATTGCCTGGCATGGATCGCTTCAGCACGAGGTCATTCACGGCCATCCGACAGGAAGCCGACGGATCAACGACGCGATCGGATCGATACCCCTGTCGTTGTGGCTGCCCTATCCGATCTATAAGGAAAGCCATCTGGAGCATCATCGCGACGAATATCTCACCGACCCGATCGAGGATCCCGAATCCTCCTATTTCACGAGGGCTGCCTGGGAGCAGCTGGGCGCGGCCGGCAGGCTGCTGGCGCGGTGGAACACCACCCTGTTCGGCCGTCTGACCATCGGTCCGGCGGTGATGATTTTGAGTTTCCTTGGGCAGGAATGGCGCTTGATCGGGACGAACGAACCGGGACGGCGGCGGATATGGGCAGTGCACGGCATCGGCGTCGCTGCTGTTCTGTTCTGGGCGACGGTCGTCTGCGGTCTGCCGCTGTGGCGTTACCTCGCTTTCGTCTATACGGGCGCTGCTATGACGCGGCTCAGATCCTATGCCGAGCACAGATATGCCGACAGCCATGAGGAGCGCACCGCTATCGTCGAAAACAGCCAGCTCTTCGGCTTGCTGTTCCTCTACAATAATCTGCATGTTCTCCATCATCGCCGGCCGGGCATCTCCTGGTATCGCCTTCCGGCGGTCTATCGCCACAATCGCGAAACGCTCGTCCGTTCGAATGGCGGGCTTGTCTATGACGGCTATTGGGACATCGCGCGCCGGTTTTTCCTGAAACCGCACGACGACCCGACGCATCCTCATCACTCATAA
- a CDS encoding 2-hydroxychromene-2-carboxylate isomerase: MTKSVEYFFSIGSPWAYIGFDAFAELAAKNDVGITPYLTTVVEENGGIFSRNRPEIRRAYWTRDLKRWARVRGKELRLEHRPDLSDPTPASLFVIAAYLDGQDWIGVARALQHAFWSEAKDIGKPDVREAIVTSAGFDGAALRRRQADEDVQNKWSADRLHARDSGVFGFPTYVYDGEIYWGQDNLPFLERHLRGDRP, translated from the coding sequence GTGACCAAATCGGTAGAATATTTCTTTTCGATCGGCTCGCCATGGGCCTATATCGGCTTCGACGCCTTTGCTGAACTTGCGGCGAAGAACGACGTCGGCATCACCCCCTATCTGACGACGGTGGTCGAGGAAAATGGGGGTATCTTCTCACGCAATCGCCCGGAGATCCGGCGCGCTTACTGGACGCGGGACCTCAAGCGCTGGGCGCGCGTGCGCGGCAAGGAACTGCGGCTCGAACATCGCCCGGATTTGAGCGATCCGACGCCGGCATCCCTCTTCGTGATTGCCGCCTACCTCGACGGACAGGATTGGATCGGCGTTGCCCGCGCCCTGCAACATGCCTTCTGGAGCGAGGCGAAGGATATCGGCAAGCCCGATGTGCGCGAGGCGATCGTGACCTCGGCAGGTTTCGATGGCGCAGCACTTCGCAGGCGACAAGCCGACGAGGATGTTCAGAACAAATGGTCGGCGGACCGCCTGCATGCCCGCGACAGCGGCGTCTTCGGCTTTCCCACCTATGTCTATGACGGCGAGATCTATTGGGGACAGGACAATTTGCCCTTCCTTGAGCGTCATCTTCGCGGTGACAGGCCTTAG
- a CDS encoding LLM class flavin-dependent oxidoreductase, translated as MTRVGNISISHIGFLTPGNYPDDDPLSGLEQTLQQLQYGEDLGFDSAWVRQRHLEPGISSASAFLAAATQRTSRIELGTAVIPIGYESPYRLAEDLATVDVLARGRLNIGVSAGRPLHADLIAPLVFDGDWTGYDFSHDRVLRFADNLRGTYLGDEETLIKTPFGPQRPRLQPYARGLIDRIWYGGGSQRSAEWAGRNGFNLLTGNVITGEGTDDFFTAQSRLIETFRGAGTQRRVALGRVIVPFDSADAATRRRYRDYADGRHQRTLSPQGERRTLFAPDIVGTSEEILEKLFADPILPQVGELRLELPYEFEHEEYRQIFHDFVTTIAPELGWKARSGIRAAS; from the coding sequence ATGACACGCGTGGGCAACATCTCCATCAGCCATATCGGCTTCCTCACCCCCGGCAACTATCCCGACGACGATCCGCTGTCGGGATTGGAGCAGACGCTGCAGCAGCTGCAATATGGCGAGGATCTGGGTTTCGACAGCGCCTGGGTCCGCCAGCGCCATCTGGAGCCCGGGATCTCTTCTGCGAGCGCCTTCCTGGCGGCGGCGACTCAGCGCACCAGCCGGATCGAGCTCGGAACCGCGGTCATTCCGATCGGCTATGAAAGCCCCTATCGGCTGGCCGAAGACCTTGCCACCGTCGACGTTCTCGCGCGCGGGCGGCTGAATATCGGCGTCAGCGCCGGACGACCATTGCACGCAGACCTGATCGCGCCGCTTGTCTTCGACGGCGATTGGACGGGTTACGATTTCTCGCATGATCGCGTGCTGCGTTTTGCCGACAATCTGCGCGGCACCTATCTCGGTGACGAGGAGACCTTGATCAAGACGCCGTTCGGCCCGCAGCGGCCGCGTCTGCAGCCTTATGCCAGGGGGCTGATCGACCGGATCTGGTATGGCGGCGGATCGCAGCGCTCGGCCGAATGGGCCGGCCGCAACGGCTTCAACCTGTTGACCGGCAATGTGATCACAGGCGAGGGGACGGATGATTTCTTCACCGCCCAATCGCGACTGATCGAAACCTTTCGCGGCGCCGGCACGCAACGCCGTGTCGCGCTGGGCCGCGTCATCGTGCCTTTCGACAGCGCCGATGCGGCAACACGGCGCCGGTATCGAGACTATGCCGATGGCCGCCATCAGCGGACGCTTTCGCCGCAGGGCGAGCGGCGCACGCTTTTCGCCCCTGATATCGTCGGCACGTCGGAGGAAATATTGGAGAAGCTTTTTGCCGATCCGATCCTGCCCCAGGTGGGGGAGTTGAGGCTGGAACTTCCTTACGAGTTCGAGCACGAGGAATATCGCCAGATTTTCCACGACTTCGTGACGACAATTGCACCGGAGCTCGGATGGAAAGCGCGGTCAGGCATCCGGGCCGCTTCCTGA
- a CDS encoding ABC transporter substrate-binding protein, which yields MTIYPKSRTLLLAALVSALTGFGAAHAAEDFDLSPEQPGRLHATRNDAAIAAIPREFKFVTPGKFTIAVSPGGPPLATYATDAKTVVGADPDYAYAIADSLGLTLEIVPVAWIDWPLGLTSGKYDAVISNVGVTEQRKEKFDFSTYRQGLHGFFVKSDSPVTSIKEPKDAAGLRIIVGAGTNQERILVKWSQEDVAAGLKPIELQYYDDEAASLLALRSGRADVIVQPHAQLIFIAARDKNIKRAGTLSAGWPDRSDVAITTRKGSGLADALTVATNGLIKDGTYAKILDHWHLSEEALPASETNPPGLPKY from the coding sequence GTGACGATCTATCCCAAATCTCGCACCTTGCTCCTTGCAGCTCTGGTGTCGGCATTGACTGGTTTCGGTGCCGCCCATGCGGCCGAGGATTTCGATCTGAGTCCTGAACAGCCGGGTCGCCTTCATGCCACCAGAAACGATGCGGCCATCGCCGCGATCCCCAGGGAATTCAAGTTCGTCACGCCGGGCAAGTTCACCATCGCCGTCAGCCCCGGCGGCCCGCCGCTTGCGACCTATGCCACCGACGCCAAGACCGTGGTCGGGGCGGATCCCGATTATGCCTATGCCATTGCCGACAGCCTCGGCCTGACGCTGGAGATCGTGCCGGTCGCCTGGATCGACTGGCCGCTCGGCCTCACCTCAGGCAAATATGACGCCGTCATCTCCAATGTCGGCGTCACCGAGCAGCGCAAGGAGAAATTCGATTTCTCCACCTACCGCCAGGGCCTGCACGGTTTCTTCGTGAAATCCGACAGTCCCGTCACCTCGATCAAGGAGCCCAAGGATGCGGCCGGCCTCAGGATCATCGTCGGCGCCGGCACCAATCAGGAGCGTATCCTGGTGAAGTGGAGCCAGGAAGATGTCGCCGCCGGCCTGAAGCCGATCGAGCTGCAATATTACGACGACGAGGCGGCAAGCCTTCTCGCGCTCAGGTCCGGCCGGGCCGATGTCATCGTCCAGCCGCATGCGCAGCTCATCTTCATTGCCGCGCGCGACAAGAACATCAAGCGTGCCGGCACGCTGAGCGCCGGCTGGCCTGATCGTTCTGACGTCGCGATCACCACCCGCAAGGGGAGCGGGCTGGCCGATGCGCTGACCGTCGCCACCAACGGCCTGATCAAGGACGGCACATACGCAAAAATCCTCGACCATTGGCACCTTTCCGAAGAAGCCTTGCCGGCGTCGGAGACCAACCCGCCCGGCCTGCCGAAATACTAG
- a CDS encoding ABC transporter substrate-binding protein, which translates to MTFADRTKLVIAGAVTIAALGFGSAQAQQKFDLSPEQPNRLRVEKNEKRIAEVKDFKFVENGVFTVGISSSGNLPLHDYASDSKTVIGYDVDLAQAIADSLGLKLNLVSVAWADWPLGLTSGKFDAVISNVTVTEERKEKFDFSTYRKDELGFYVKADSPITALKQPKDIAGLKVITDAGTNQEKILLEWDRENVAAGLKPIEVQYYDDDAVKDLAVQSGRADAVFSVNATQAYSAGINGKTKLVGTVSGGWPITAEIAVTTRKGSGLAAPLTDVVNDLIASGAYKKILDTWNLGPEAIDKAQTNPPGLPKSGS; encoded by the coding sequence ATGACATTTGCAGATAGAACAAAGCTAGTCATAGCGGGAGCGGTCACCATTGCCGCACTCGGTTTTGGGTCGGCTCAGGCACAGCAGAAGTTCGATCTCAGCCCCGAGCAGCCGAACCGGCTGCGGGTGGAAAAGAACGAGAAGCGCATCGCCGAGGTCAAGGACTTCAAGTTCGTCGAAAACGGCGTCTTCACCGTCGGCATCAGCTCGAGCGGCAACCTGCCGCTGCATGATTATGCTTCCGATTCCAAGACCGTGATCGGCTACGACGTCGATCTGGCGCAGGCGATCGCCGACAGCCTGGGCTTGAAGCTCAATCTCGTTTCCGTCGCCTGGGCCGATTGGCCGCTGGGGCTGACCTCCGGCAAGTTCGACGCGGTGATTTCCAACGTGACGGTCACGGAGGAGCGCAAGGAGAAATTCGACTTCTCCACCTACCGCAAGGACGAGCTTGGCTTCTACGTCAAGGCGGATAGCCCGATCACGGCGCTCAAGCAGCCGAAGGATATTGCCGGCCTGAAGGTCATCACCGATGCCGGCACCAACCAGGAGAAGATCCTGCTGGAATGGGACCGGGAGAACGTCGCCGCCGGCCTGAAGCCGATCGAGGTGCAATATTACGACGACGACGCGGTCAAGGATCTCGCCGTCCAGTCCGGCAGAGCCGACGCCGTCTTCAGCGTGAACGCGACGCAGGCCTATTCGGCGGGGATAAACGGCAAGACCAAACTGGTCGGCACCGTCAGCGGCGGCTGGCCGATCACCGCCGAGATTGCCGTCACCACACGCAAGGGCAGCGGCTTGGCAGCACCCTTGACCGATGTCGTCAACGACCTGATCGCCAGCGGTGCCTATAAGAAGATCCTCGACACATGGAATCTCGGTCCTGAGGCAATCGACAAGGCTCAGACCAACCCGCCCGGCTTGCCGAAGAGCGGTTCGTAA